A window from Pseudomonas moraviensis encodes these proteins:
- a CDS encoding LysE family translocator, with product MNLSLDLLLGFALFALVTSITPGPNNTMLLASGVNFGFNRTIPHMLGISCGFFLLVVAVGFGLGAVFQAYPILYTVLRYVGAAYLLYLAWKIAHSGPVGDGADGQAKPISYLGAAAFQWVNPKAWIMAIGAISTYTPMQGYFYNVVVIAAVFAIINLPSVGLWAACGTLLRNVLKDPRWLRVFNWGMAALLVISLYPLLLESFH from the coding sequence ATGAACCTCTCGCTTGATCTGCTGTTGGGCTTTGCCCTGTTTGCCCTTGTCACCTCGATCACACCGGGGCCGAACAACACCATGTTGTTGGCATCCGGAGTGAATTTCGGCTTCAACCGCACCATTCCGCACATGCTCGGCATCAGCTGCGGCTTCTTCCTGTTGGTGGTGGCGGTGGGCTTCGGCCTGGGCGCGGTGTTTCAGGCCTACCCGATTCTTTATACGGTGCTGCGTTATGTCGGCGCCGCCTATTTGCTCTACCTGGCGTGGAAGATCGCCCACTCCGGCCCGGTCGGCGACGGTGCCGACGGCCAGGCGAAACCGATCAGCTATCTGGGCGCCGCCGCGTTTCAGTGGGTCAATCCCAAGGCGTGGATCATGGCCATCGGTGCCATCAGCACGTACACGCCGATGCAGGGCTATTTCTACAATGTGGTGGTCATCGCGGCGGTATTCGCCATCATCAACCTTCCAAGTGTTGGCCTGTGGGCCGCGTGCGGCACGCTGTTGCGCAATGTACTCAAGGATCCGCGGTGGTTGCGCGTGTTCAATTGGGGCATGGCGGCGCTACTGGTAATTTCGCTGTATCCGTTACTTCTCGAAAGCTTTCACTGA
- a CDS encoding VOC family protein, protein MSVKPIPEGYHSITPYLGIQQAAEAIDFYKKAFNASEVMRLTMPDGNIGHAELRIGDSAIMLGTPCDQGPLSNPQQAVSIGLHLYVPDVDQAFQQALDAGAQSVSEVKDQFYGDRSGTLRDPFGHLWFLATHKEDLSEEQIRQRAMEMFNQN, encoded by the coding sequence ATGAGCGTCAAACCCATTCCTGAGGGGTATCACAGCATTACCCCGTATCTCGGCATCCAACAGGCCGCCGAGGCCATCGATTTCTACAAGAAAGCCTTCAATGCCAGCGAAGTCATGCGTCTGACCATGCCCGACGGCAATATCGGCCACGCCGAACTGCGCATCGGTGACAGCGCGATCATGCTCGGCACACCTTGCGACCAAGGGCCGTTGAGCAATCCGCAGCAGGCGGTTTCGATCGGTTTGCACCTGTACGTGCCCGATGTCGATCAGGCCTTTCAACAAGCACTGGATGCCGGCGCGCAAAGCGTCTCCGAGGTCAAAGACCAGTTCTACGGCGACCGCAGCGGGACTTTGAGAGATCCGTTCGGCCATTTATGGTTTCTCGCCACCCACAAGGAAGACCTGAGCGAAGAGCAGATTCGCCAACGAGCGATGGAAATGTTCAACCAAAACTAA
- the soxR gene encoding redox-sensitive transcriptional activator SoxR, protein MISKDQVHKPLTVGEVAARSGVAVTALHFYEAKGLIKSERNAGNQRRYPRAVLRRVALIKVAQRLGIPLAEIGEALKILPQDRAPSAADWKMLSEQWQRELDERIKQLTLMRDQLTGCIGCGCLSMEACPLRNKGDVLGDRGPGPHFRDA, encoded by the coding sequence ATGATCAGCAAAGACCAGGTGCATAAACCTCTTACCGTCGGCGAAGTTGCCGCGCGCAGTGGCGTCGCGGTCACCGCGCTGCATTTTTACGAAGCCAAAGGCTTGATCAAAAGTGAACGCAACGCCGGTAACCAGCGCCGCTATCCCCGTGCCGTGTTGCGCCGGGTAGCATTGATCAAAGTCGCGCAACGACTAGGGATACCGCTGGCGGAAATCGGCGAAGCGCTTAAGATCCTGCCGCAGGATCGCGCGCCGTCGGCGGCGGACTGGAAAATGCTGTCCGAACAATGGCAGCGCGAACTCGACGAACGAATCAAGCAACTGACGCTAATGCGCGATCAGCTCACCGGTTGCATCGGCTGTGGCTGTCTGTCCATGGAGGCGTGTCCATTGCGCAATAAGGGTGACGTGCTCGGTGACCGAGGCCCAGGCCCGCACTTTCGCGATGCGTGA
- a CDS encoding metal ABC transporter substrate-binding protein, with product MSISSPRRPLLRLFLLGLCACLLSPLANAEQGKRLRIGITLHPYYSYVANIVGDKAEVVPLIPAGFNPHAYEPRAEDIKRISGLDVIVLNGVGHDDFADRMIAASETPNVKTIEANENVPLLAATGVAARGAGKVVNPHTFLSISASIAQVNNIARELGKIDPDNAKTYTQNARAYGKRLRQMRADALAKLTQAPNAELRVATVHAAYDYLLREFGLEVTAVVEPAHGIEPSPSQLKKTIDQLRELDVKVIFSEMDFPSSYVDTIQRESGVKLYPLSHISYGEYTADKYEKEMTGNLNTVVRAIQESGA from the coding sequence ATGTCCATTTCATCTCCTCGCCGTCCATTGTTACGCCTGTTTCTGCTAGGCCTGTGCGCCTGCCTGCTGAGCCCACTGGCCAACGCCGAACAGGGCAAACGCCTGCGCATCGGCATCACCCTGCATCCGTATTACAGCTATGTCGCGAACATCGTCGGCGACAAGGCTGAAGTGGTGCCGTTGATTCCCGCCGGTTTCAACCCGCACGCCTATGAGCCACGAGCCGAAGACATCAAGCGCATCAGTGGTCTGGATGTGATCGTGCTCAACGGCGTCGGCCATGACGACTTCGCCGATCGCATGATCGCCGCCAGCGAAACGCCCAACGTCAAAACCATCGAAGCCAACGAGAATGTGCCGTTGCTGGCCGCTACCGGTGTCGCTGCGCGCGGCGCCGGCAAAGTGGTCAACCCGCACACGTTCCTGTCGATCAGCGCCTCCATCGCCCAGGTCAACAACATCGCCCGCGAGCTGGGCAAGATCGATCCGGACAATGCCAAGACCTACACCCAGAACGCCCGCGCCTATGGCAAACGCCTGCGGCAGATGCGCGCCGACGCTTTGGCCAAACTGACCCAGGCACCGAACGCCGAACTGCGTGTGGCCACGGTGCACGCGGCTTACGACTATCTGCTGCGTGAATTCGGTCTGGAAGTGACGGCCGTGGTCGAGCCCGCCCACGGCATCGAGCCAAGCCCAAGTCAGCTGAAAAAAACCATCGACCAGCTGCGCGAGCTCGACGTGAAAGTGATCTTCTCGGAAATGGATTTCCCCTCCAGCTACGTCGATACCATCCAGCGCGAATCCGGGGTGAAGCTGTACCCGCTGTCGCACATTTCCTACGGCGAATACACCGCCGACAAGTACGAAAAGGAAATGACCGGCAACCTCAACACCGTGGTTCGGGCGATTCAGGAGTCGGGGGCATGA
- a CDS encoding DUF6162 family protein, which yields MSTPTTQVVRPAGAGHETLNVLLLCLLILAVAGSVVAWRGVSHEPEPVASNQYDARRDLSAAEQGIYADLRVTLDEIRLLREEQKALPTPQVLAEEGFAPFAQDASSVSRGGHAWHMLADRAYFGRSATPDVAGSFLMRVGADANAAPDIWLNRSADLVPAQDLSDAALSAAGWKQIVAQFDAGVTREHRH from the coding sequence ATGAGTACCCCGACAACTCAAGTGGTACGCCCGGCCGGCGCCGGCCATGAAACCCTCAACGTGCTGCTGTTGTGTCTGTTGATCCTCGCGGTCGCCGGTTCGGTGGTGGCGTGGCGCGGGGTTTCCCATGAGCCGGAGCCCGTCGCGAGCAACCAGTACGACGCCCGCCGCGACCTCAGCGCCGCCGAGCAAGGCATCTATGCCGACCTGCGGGTGACCCTCGACGAAATCCGCTTGCTGCGCGAAGAGCAAAAAGCCCTGCCGACCCCACAGGTGCTGGCCGAAGAAGGTTTCGCGCCGTTCGCACAGGATGCCAGTTCGGTCAGCCGTGGCGGTCATGCATGGCATATGCTCGCCGACCGCGCCTACTTCGGTCGCAGCGCGACGCCTGATGTCGCCGGGTCATTTCTCATGCGCGTCGGTGCCGATGCCAACGCTGCGCCGGACATCTGGCTGAACCGCAGCGCCGACCTCGTGCCTGCGCAGGATCTGTCCGATGCCGCGCTGTCCGCCGCTGGCTGGAAACAGATCGTCGCGCAATTCGATGCCGGGGTTACCCGCGAACATCGCCATTGA
- a CDS encoding antibiotic biosynthesis monooxygenase, producing MSNRSFTQLIEFEIEPRQQAALVSALAMQTERLAQRYDGFLSASVQASDDGRRVLSFLQWQSREAGEAAFHSFENGEQDFWQLIRTHRAKTVTFNSFQVHSSIARSHDDALHCRLPG from the coding sequence ATGAGCAATCGCAGCTTTACCCAATTGATCGAGTTCGAGATCGAACCGCGTCAGCAAGCCGCGCTGGTTTCGGCATTGGCGATGCAGACCGAGCGTCTGGCTCAGCGTTACGACGGTTTTCTCAGTGCCAGCGTGCAGGCCAGCGACGACGGCCGACGCGTGTTGAGCTTTCTGCAATGGCAAAGCCGCGAGGCGGGGGAGGCGGCATTTCACAGTTTCGAAAACGGTGAGCAGGATTTCTGGCAACTGATCCGCACTCATCGCGCGAAAACCGTGACCTTCAATTCCTTCCAGGTACACAGCAGCATTGCCCGCAGCCACGACGATGCGCTGCATTGCCGTCTGCCGGGTTAG
- a CDS encoding metal ABC transporter ATP-binding protein produces the protein MTSKETLAPENTESPVGVSLLAMASAQPTSSLDETPLSRAGSLLQVTGPSLEFAEVSLTLGRTTILDKVSFQVQPGSVHALVGPNGGGKSSLIKTLLGQMPHQGQLSLHWPGEPGTIGYVPQALEFDRGLPMTVDDFMAAMCQRRPAFLGLSKHYAGAIGEALERVGMRDKRKRRMGALSGGERQRVLLAQGLIPPPQLLVLDEPMSALDEAGIQVFERLLTDWRAAGITVLWIEHDLEAVGRLADRVTGLNRRVLFDATPQQALTPERLLTLFSTHPRSAV, from the coding sequence ATGACGTCGAAAGAAACCCTCGCCCCAGAAAACACCGAGTCCCCTGTAGGAGTGAGCCTGCTCGCGATGGCGTCCGCTCAGCCAACATCTTCATTGGATGAAACTCCGCTATCGCGAGCAGGCTCACTCCTACAGGTTACGGGGCCATCGCTGGAGTTTGCGGAAGTCAGCCTGACGCTGGGGCGTACGACGATTCTCGACAAGGTCAGCTTCCAGGTGCAGCCCGGCAGCGTGCATGCGCTGGTCGGCCCCAACGGCGGTGGCAAGAGTTCGCTGATCAAGACGCTGCTGGGGCAGATGCCGCATCAGGGCCAGCTCAGCCTGCACTGGCCCGGCGAGCCCGGCACCATTGGTTACGTGCCGCAAGCGCTGGAGTTCGATCGCGGTTTGCCGATGACCGTCGACGATTTCATGGCCGCCATGTGCCAGCGCCGGCCGGCCTTTCTCGGTTTGAGCAAACACTACGCCGGTGCCATCGGCGAGGCGCTGGAGCGTGTCGGCATGCGCGACAAGCGCAAGCGGCGCATGGGCGCGCTGTCCGGCGGTGAGCGGCAGCGGGTGCTGCTCGCGCAGGGCCTGATTCCGCCGCCGCAATTGCTGGTGCTCGACGAGCCGATGTCGGCCCTCGATGAGGCCGGGATTCAGGTGTTCGAACGTCTGCTCACTGACTGGCGCGCAGCGGGCATCACCGTGCTGTGGATCGAACATGATCTGGAAGCGGTGGGTCGGTTGGCCGATCGAGTGACCGGCCTCAACCGCCGCGTACTGTTCGATGCCACACCGCAACAGGCGCTGACGCCGGAACGTCTGCTGACGCTGTTTTCCACCCATCCACGGAGCGCTGTGTGA
- a CDS encoding PepSY-associated TM helix domain-containing protein codes for MSKKSRSKLWFLVHSWLALPIWFFVLIVCVTGTLAVVSQEIVWLANPQMRASQPSDDAPRLSYDQILAAIKQAEPQTLVQSINRPDESHFALDVEVSYPDGRSLTVYVNPYTGVIQGTAPAFDFKAFTRALHGWWLVPFTNGYSWGWYLVSLLGVPMLVSLITGLVVYKRFWKGFLRPTLRVRHGARIFWGDFHRLCGIWSIWFIAVISITGIWFLIKAFLFDNQISISSEPIIPAMSRESVPISAAGTPPPRISLDRAIEIAQQKIPGLEASYVNLPGNAYSHMSVSGRGWYPLMYQTATLNPYNGEMASSRLLSDRSSLEFVTESMRPLHTGDFGGIWIKLIWFFFGLLLSMMILSGLLIWTKRTALATANALKREDKKNRVSAQPAMRREPSEASL; via the coding sequence ATGTCGAAGAAATCCCGTTCCAAACTGTGGTTCCTGGTGCATAGCTGGCTGGCATTGCCGATCTGGTTCTTTGTGCTGATCGTCTGTGTCACCGGCACGCTGGCGGTAGTCAGCCAGGAAATCGTCTGGCTGGCCAACCCGCAAATGCGCGCCAGCCAGCCGTCGGACGACGCGCCGCGCCTGAGCTACGACCAGATTCTCGCCGCGATCAAACAAGCCGAGCCGCAAACCCTGGTGCAGAGCATCAATCGTCCGGACGAGTCGCACTTTGCCCTCGACGTCGAAGTCAGCTACCCCGACGGGCGTTCGTTGACGGTCTATGTCAATCCGTACACCGGCGTCATTCAGGGCACCGCGCCGGCCTTCGATTTCAAGGCCTTCACCCGCGCCCTGCACGGCTGGTGGCTGGTGCCGTTCACCAATGGCTACAGCTGGGGCTGGTATCTGGTGTCATTGCTCGGCGTGCCGATGCTGGTTTCGCTGATTACCGGGCTGGTGGTCTACAAGCGCTTCTGGAAAGGTTTTCTGCGCCCGACCCTACGCGTACGCCATGGCGCGCGGATCTTTTGGGGCGACTTCCATCGCCTGTGCGGCATCTGGTCGATCTGGTTCATTGCGGTGATTTCCATCACCGGCATCTGGTTCCTGATCAAGGCATTCCTGTTCGATAACCAGATTTCCATTTCCAGCGAACCGATCATTCCGGCGATGTCCCGGGAAAGCGTGCCGATCTCCGCCGCCGGCACTCCGCCACCGCGGATCAGCCTGGACCGCGCCATCGAAATCGCCCAGCAGAAAATTCCGGGGCTGGAAGCCAGCTACGTCAACCTGCCGGGCAATGCCTACTCGCACATGAGCGTCAGCGGTCGCGGCTGGTATCCGCTGATGTACCAGACCGCGACACTCAACCCATACAACGGCGAAATGGCCTCATCACGCTTGCTGTCCGACCGGTCCTCGCTGGAATTCGTTACCGAATCCATGCGCCCGCTGCACACCGGTGACTTCGGTGGCATCTGGATCAAATTGATCTGGTTCTTCTTCGGTCTGTTGCTGAGCATGATGATCCTCAGCGGCCTGCTGATCTGGACCAAACGCACCGCGCTGGCCACCGCCAATGCACTGAAGCGCGAGGACAAGAAAAACCGTGTCTCCGCCCAACCAGCGATGCGCCGTGAACCTTCGGAGGCCAGCCTGTGA